A window from Bufo bufo chromosome 1, aBufBuf1.1, whole genome shotgun sequence encodes these proteins:
- the MCM7 gene encoding DNA replication licensing factor MCM7, which translates to MPRDYQAEKEKFKTFLQEFYKDDELGKKNFKYGTQLANVAHREQVALYIDLDDLAEEDPELVDSVCENTRRYTNLFADAVQELLPQYKEKELVNKDSLDVYIEHRLMMEQRGRDPAEIRDAHNQYPAELMRRFELYFKAPSTAKARVIRDVKADSIGKLVTVRGIVTRVTEVKPMMVVATYTCDQCGAETYQPIQSPTFMPLIMCPSKECQTNRSGGRLYLQTRGSKFVKFQELKIQEHSDQVPVGNIPRCMTVYIRGENTRMVQPGDHVGITGVFLPMLKSGFRQVAQGLLSETYLDAHRMVKMNKTEDDELGTEELSEAELRQITEDDFYEKLAASIAPEIYGHEDVKKALLLLLVGGVDHSPRGMKIRGNINICLMGDPGVAKSQLLSYIDRLAPRSQYTTGRGSSGVGLTAAVMKDTVTGEMTLEGGALVLADQGVCCIDEFDKMMDTDRTAIHEVMEQQTISIAKAGIMTTLNARCSILSAANPAYGRYNPKKTVEQNIQLPAALLSRFDLLWLIQDKPDRDNDLRLAQHITYVHQHSKQPPSQFEALDMKLMRRYITMCKRKQPAIPESLADYLTAAYVEMRKEARTNKDTTFTSARTLLSILRLSTALARLRLEDVVEKEDVNEAMRLMEMSKDSLLGDKGQTARTQRPADVIFATIREMVPEKGPRSIKYSEAEQRCVSKGFTPAQFVAALEEYEELNVWLVNQARTKITFV; encoded by the exons ATGCCCCGGGATTACCAGGCCGAGAAAG AAAAATTCAAGACCTTTCTGCAGGAATTCTACAAAGATGATGAACTGGGGAAGAAGAACTTCAAATATGGCACCCAGCTG GCTAACGTTGCCCACAGAGAACAAGTGGCTTTGTACATTGACCTGGACGACCTGGCAGAAGAAGACCCCGAGCTGGTGGACTCTGTCTGTGAGAACACCCGCAGATACACCAATCTGTTTGCAGATGCTGTGCAGGAGCTGCTGCCCCAGTACAAGGAGAAGGAG TTGGTGAACAAAGACTCTCTAGACGTGTACATAGAACATCGATTAATGATGGAGCAGAGGGGCCGGGACCCTGCAGAGATCCGGGACGCTCACAACCAGTATCCAGCAGAGCTCATGCGCAGATT cgaGCTGTACTTCAAGGCTCCTTCCACTGCCAAAGCCCGAGTTATTCGAGATGTGAAGGCTGACTCCATTGGGAAGCTTGTAACCGTGCGAGGAATTGTCACCAGGGTCACGGAAGTGAAGCCCATGATGGTTGTGGCGACGTACACATGTGACCAGTGTGGTGCAGAGACCTACCAGCCT ATCCAGTCTCCAACCTTCATGCCCCTGATAATGTGCCCAAGTAAAGAATGTCAGACCAACCGCTCCGGCGGTCGCCTCTATCTGCAGACCAGAGGATCCAAGTTCGTCAAGTTTCAGGAGCTGAAGATCCAGGAGCAT AGCGACCAAGTCCCTGTGGGTAACATTCCTCGCTGTATGACAGTCTACATCCGTGGGGAGAACACACGCATGGTGCAGCCTGGAGACCATGTCGGTATTACTGGGGTTTTTCTGCCCATGCTGAAGAGTGGCTTCCGGCAAGTAGCCCAA GGGCTGCTGTCGGAGACCTACCTGGATGCTCATAGGATGGTGAAGATGAACAAGACTGAGGATGATGAGCTGGGAACAGAAGAACTGAGTGAGGCAGAGCTGCGGCAGATCACAG AGGATGACTTCTATGAGAAACTCGCTGCTTCTATTGCACCGGAGATCTATGGACATGAAGATGTGAAAAAGGCTCTGCTGCTTCTCCTGGTGGGTGGTGTGGACCATTCTCCCCGTGGCATGAAGATCAGAG GGAATATTAACATCTGCCTGATGGGAGACCCCGGAGTGGCAAAGTCTCAGCTTCTGTCCTACATTGACCGCCTGGCTCCTCGCA GTCAGTACACCACAGGAAGAGGCTCGTCCGGTGTTGGTCTGACGGCTGCTGTGATGAAGGATACAGTGACTGGGGAGATGACCCTGGAGGGGGGTGCCCTGGTCCTGGCAGATCAGGGAGTCTGTTGTATTGATGAGTTTGACAAGATGATGGATACTGACCGCACCGCCATCCATGAAGTCATGGAACAGCAAACCATCTCCATTGCTAAA GCTGGTATAATGACCACGCTGAACGCTCGCTGCTCCATCCTTTCTGCGGCTAACCCGGCCTATGGAAGGTACAACCCCAAGAAAACAGTGGAACAGAACATCCAGCTCCCCGCCGCCCTCCTGTCTCGATTTGATCTGCTTTGGCTAATTCAGGACAAGCCTGACAGGGACAACGATCTCAG GCTGGCTCAGCACATCACATATGTCCACCAGCATAGCAAGCAGCCGCCCTCTCAGTTCGAGGCTCTCGATATGAAGCTTATGAG ACGCTATATTACAATGTGCAAGCGCAAGCAGCCAGCAATCCCAGAATCCCTTGCAGACTACCTGACAGCCGCCTACGTTGAGATGAGGAAAGAGGCACGAACCAACAAAGACACCACGTTCACCTCGGCCAGAACCCTCCTGTCCATTCTGCGTCTCTCCACCGCTCTG GCCCGTCTACGTCTGGAGGATGTTGTGGAGAAAGAAGATGTGAATGAAGCTATGAGGTTAATGGAAATGTCTAAAGACTCCCTACTGGGAGACAAGGGGCAGACAGCGAG AACCCAGCGACCCGCAGATGTAATCTTTGCCACAATTCGTGAGATGGTTCCAGAAAAGGGGCCACGCAGCATCAAGTACTCGGAGGCCGAGCAGCGCTGCGTGTCCAAGGGCTTCACCCCCGCACAGTTTGTGGCGGCTCTGGAGGAGTATGAGGAACTGAACGTCTGGCTGGTCAATCAGGCCCGGACCAAAATCACCTTTGTGTGA